The following proteins are co-located in the Paludibaculum fermentans genome:
- a CDS encoding O-antigen ligase family protein, with product MSTALFLCLAWGILTLWVRDRWAVASFQSLALLLAAACLVDAWKAGRQPRWHPLLWPLAAVPCWGLCQLAAGWSVDPWNTSEAVLIWTGHLAVAFVAVQLAGETRRFRLLFAVFGTVLALEAMLQCWTAGGTVFWLFDSGYTERVFGPFVYHNKFAQFVELVLPVVLFQSLKDRNRAPLWFAAAALLFGGILASASRSGLLMGLLELGLLLATAYISGTARGKVLVWSGVSLALLAVAGGLLAGWSGMLERVTGLDPRMDLRLPIWKSTLAMIRERPATGFGLGSFPIAYPAYADMDIGLIVNTAHQDWLQWAAEGGVPMLLAMLWFTGMAAPRLLRSLWGVGALVVLVHGLMDYPMHQNPAFASLLIAVVVLAVTSND from the coding sequence ATGAGTACAGCCCTATTCCTTTGTTTGGCTTGGGGGATCCTCACGCTATGGGTGCGCGACCGGTGGGCGGTGGCGTCGTTCCAGAGCTTGGCCTTGCTGCTGGCGGCGGCCTGTCTTGTCGACGCGTGGAAGGCCGGCCGGCAACCGCGTTGGCATCCGCTGCTTTGGCCGTTGGCGGCGGTGCCCTGCTGGGGGCTCTGTCAGCTGGCCGCCGGTTGGAGCGTGGATCCATGGAATACGTCGGAAGCCGTACTGATCTGGACCGGACACCTGGCCGTGGCGTTCGTAGCCGTACAATTGGCCGGCGAAACGCGGCGCTTCCGGTTACTCTTTGCGGTCTTCGGGACCGTGCTGGCCCTGGAGGCAATGCTGCAGTGCTGGACTGCCGGCGGCACGGTATTCTGGCTGTTCGACAGCGGCTACACCGAGCGCGTCTTTGGACCCTTTGTCTATCACAACAAGTTTGCACAGTTTGTCGAACTGGTCCTGCCGGTAGTCCTGTTTCAGTCGCTGAAGGATCGCAATCGGGCGCCGCTATGGTTTGCAGCGGCGGCCCTGTTGTTCGGCGGGATCCTGGCGAGCGCCTCGCGGTCGGGCCTGTTGATGGGTTTGTTGGAATTGGGTTTGTTGTTGGCTACGGCTTACATCTCCGGCACCGCACGTGGCAAGGTGCTGGTTTGGTCCGGTGTTTCGCTGGCTTTGCTGGCGGTAGCAGGGGGGCTTCTGGCTGGTTGGTCGGGGATGCTGGAGCGGGTGACCGGACTGGATCCGCGGATGGACTTAAGGCTGCCCATCTGGAAGTCGACGCTGGCGATGATTCGTGAGCGGCCGGCCACCGGATTTGGCCTCGGCAGTTTTCCGATTGCTTATCCCGCCTATGCCGATATGGATATCGGGTTGATCGTGAACACGGCGCATCAGGACTGGCTGCAATGGGCCGCCGAAGGCGGAGTGCCCATGCTGCTGGCGATGCTCTGGTTCACAGGGATGGCGGCGCCGCGGCTGCTGCGGTCGCTGTGGGGCGTCGGCGCCCTGGTGGTGCTCGTGCACGGGTTGATGGACTATCCCATGCATCAGAATCCGGCCTTCGCCTCGCTGCTGATTGCCGTGGTTGTGCTGGCCGTCACCTCCAATGATTAG